A window of the Cicer arietinum cultivar CDC Frontier isolate Library 1 chromosome 6, Cicar.CDCFrontier_v2.0, whole genome shotgun sequence genome harbors these coding sequences:
- the LOC101492971 gene encoding uncharacterized protein isoform X2: MFLFSTRLRFVSLFIPKKFLPFNFIPSFCFSASTLFPQFNNPHLDNAISLFNSLLHKNPTPPPIEFGKILGSIVKAKHYSIAISLFQQMEIRGINPDFVTCSLLINCFCQLGHITFAFSVFSKILKRGYHPDTITFNTLIKGFCLKGEVRKALHFHDKVVAQGFQLDQVSYGTLINGLCKVGETRAALELLRRVDGKLVHPDVVMYNTIIDSMCKDKLVSDACDIYSEMVVKRISPNVVTYNTLISGFCIMGQLKEAIALLKKMTLENINQDVYTFNILLDAFCKEGKLIEAKNVFAVMLKKDIKPDIVTYNCLMDGYFLINEVNKAKSILNIMAQRGVAPDVRSYSIMINGLCKINMVDEAMNLFKEMQSKKIVPDVVTYSSLIDGFCKSGRITYALQLLVCEMHDRGQPPNIYTYSSVLDALCKSNDVDKAIALLKKFKDLGIQPDMCTYNILLNGLCKSGRIKDSQKIFEYLLVKGYNLDVYAYTIMIQGFCNKGLLDEALDLFSKMKDNGCIPDALTYEIVIHSLLEKYENEKAEKLL; the protein is encoded by the exons atgtttttgttttcaacTAGGTTAAGGtttgtttctcttttcattCCCAAAAAGTTTCTTCCTTTTAATTTCATTCCTTCTTTTTGCTTCTCAGCTTCAACCTTATTCCCTCAATTCAATAATCCTCATCTTGACAATGCCATTTCATTGTTCAATTCTTTGCTCCATAAGAATCCTACCCCACCACCCATTGAATTTGGCAAGATTTTAGGTTCCATTGTGAAAGCTAAGCATTACTCAATTGCTATTTCCCTTTTTCAACAAATGGAAATTAGGGGAATTAACCCTGACTTTGTAACTTGCAGTCTCTTAATCAATTGTTTTTGCCAATTAGGTCATATCACTTTTGCTTTCTCTGTTTTCTCAAAGATTCTCAAAAGGGGTTATCATCCTGATACAATAACTTTTAACACACTCATCAAGGGTTTTTGTCTCAAAGGTGAGGTTCGTAAAGCATTGCACTTTCATGACAAGGTGGTAGCACAAGGATTTCAGTTGGATCAAGTTAGTTACGGGACTTTGATCAATGGGTTATGTAAAGTTGGAGAAACAAGAGCAGCTCTAGAGTTGCTGAGACGAGTTGATGGAAAATTGGTTCACCCAGATGTGGTAATGTACAACACAATTATCGATAGTATGTGCAAAGATAAACTTGTTTCTGATGCATGTGATATATATTCTGAAATGGTTGTCAAGAGAATTTCTCCTAATGTTGTCACTTACAATACACTAATTAGTGGCTTTTGCATCATGGGTCAATTAAAAGAAGCAATtgctttgttaaaaaaaatgacattggAAAACATCAACCAGGATGTgtatacttttaatatattgCTTGATGCTTTTTGTAAGGAAGGGAAGTTGATAGAAGCTAAAAATGTGTTTGCCGTGATGTTGAAAAAAGACATAAAACCAGATATTGTTACTTACAACTGTTTAATGGATGGATATTTCCTAATTAATGAAGTGAACAAGGCTAAGAGTATACTCAACATTATGGCCCAAAGGGGAGTGGCTCCTGACGTTAGGAGCTATAGTATCATGATTAATGGACTTTGTAAGATTAACATGGTTGATGAAGCCATGAACCTCTTCAAAGAAATGCAGTCCAAAAAAATTGTTCCTGATGTGGTAACTTACAGTTCCCTCATTGATGGTTTCTGCAAATCAGGGAGAATTACATATGCTTTGCAGCTT CTTGTTTGTGAGATGCATGATAGGGGCCAACCACCTAATATATATACTTACAGTTCTGTATTGGATGCTTTATGCAAAAGCAATGATGTTGATAAGGCAATTgcattattgaaaaaatttaaagacttGGGTATTCAACCAGATATGTGCACGTATAATATTCTTCTCAATGGATTGTGTAAAAGTGGACGAATAAAGGATTCACAAAAGATTTTTGAATATCTTTTGGTCAAAGGCTACAATCTTGATGTCTATGCATATACCATTATGATACAAGGCTTTTGTAACAAGGGCTTGTTGGACGAAGCGTTggatttgttttcaaaaatgaaaGACAATGGCTGCATTCCAGATGCTTTAACTTATGAAATAGTTATTCATTCCCtccttgaaaaatatgaaaatgaaaaagcGGAGAAACTTCTTTAG
- the LOC101492971 gene encoding uncharacterized protein isoform X1 — MFLFSTRLRFVSLFIPKKFLPFNFIPSFCFSASTLFPQFNNPHLDNAISLFNSLLHKNPTPPPIEFGKILGSIVKAKHYSIAISLFQQMEIRGINPDFVTCSLLINCFCQLGHITFAFSVFSKILKRGYHPDTITFNTLIKGFCLKGEVRKALHFHDKVVAQGFQLDQVSYGTLINGLCKVGETRAALELLRRVDGKLVHPDVVMYNTIIDSMCKDKLVSDACDIYSEMVVKRISPNVVTYNTLISGFCIMGQLKEAIALLKKMTLENINQDVYTFNILLDAFCKEGKLIEAKNVFAVMLKKDIKPDIVTYNCLMDGYFLINEVNKAKSILNIMAQRGVAPDVRSYSIMINGLCKINMVDEAMNLFKEMQSKKIVPDVVTYSSLIDGFCKSGRITYALQLVCEMHDRGQPPNIYTYSSVLDALCKSNDVDKAIALLKKFKDLGIQPDMCTYNILLNGLCKSGRIKDSQKIFEYLLVKGYNLDVYAYTIMIQGFCNKGLLDEALDLFSKMKDNGCIPDALTYEIVIHSLLEKYENEKAEKLL; from the exons atgtttttgttttcaacTAGGTTAAGGtttgtttctcttttcattCCCAAAAAGTTTCTTCCTTTTAATTTCATTCCTTCTTTTTGCTTCTCAGCTTCAACCTTATTCCCTCAATTCAATAATCCTCATCTTGACAATGCCATTTCATTGTTCAATTCTTTGCTCCATAAGAATCCTACCCCACCACCCATTGAATTTGGCAAGATTTTAGGTTCCATTGTGAAAGCTAAGCATTACTCAATTGCTATTTCCCTTTTTCAACAAATGGAAATTAGGGGAATTAACCCTGACTTTGTAACTTGCAGTCTCTTAATCAATTGTTTTTGCCAATTAGGTCATATCACTTTTGCTTTCTCTGTTTTCTCAAAGATTCTCAAAAGGGGTTATCATCCTGATACAATAACTTTTAACACACTCATCAAGGGTTTTTGTCTCAAAGGTGAGGTTCGTAAAGCATTGCACTTTCATGACAAGGTGGTAGCACAAGGATTTCAGTTGGATCAAGTTAGTTACGGGACTTTGATCAATGGGTTATGTAAAGTTGGAGAAACAAGAGCAGCTCTAGAGTTGCTGAGACGAGTTGATGGAAAATTGGTTCACCCAGATGTGGTAATGTACAACACAATTATCGATAGTATGTGCAAAGATAAACTTGTTTCTGATGCATGTGATATATATTCTGAAATGGTTGTCAAGAGAATTTCTCCTAATGTTGTCACTTACAATACACTAATTAGTGGCTTTTGCATCATGGGTCAATTAAAAGAAGCAATtgctttgttaaaaaaaatgacattggAAAACATCAACCAGGATGTgtatacttttaatatattgCTTGATGCTTTTTGTAAGGAAGGGAAGTTGATAGAAGCTAAAAATGTGTTTGCCGTGATGTTGAAAAAAGACATAAAACCAGATATTGTTACTTACAACTGTTTAATGGATGGATATTTCCTAATTAATGAAGTGAACAAGGCTAAGAGTATACTCAACATTATGGCCCAAAGGGGAGTGGCTCCTGACGTTAGGAGCTATAGTATCATGATTAATGGACTTTGTAAGATTAACATGGTTGATGAAGCCATGAACCTCTTCAAAGAAATGCAGTCCAAAAAAATTGTTCCTGATGTGGTAACTTACAGTTCCCTCATTGATGGTTTCTGCAAATCAGGGAGAATTACATATGCTTTGCAGCTTGTTTGTGAGATGCATGATAGGGGCCAACCAC CTAATATATATACTTACAGTTCTGTATTGGATGCTTTATGCAAAAGCAATGATGTTGATAAGGCAATTgcattattgaaaaaatttaaagacttGGGTATTCAACCAGATATGTGCACGTATAATATTCTTCTCAATGGATTGTGTAAAAGTGGACGAATAAAGGATTCACAAAAGATTTTTGAATATCTTTTGGTCAAAGGCTACAATCTTGATGTCTATGCATATACCATTATGATACAAGGCTTTTGTAACAAGGGCTTGTTGGACGAAGCGTTggatttgttttcaaaaatgaaaGACAATGGCTGCATTCCAGATGCTTTAACTTATGAAATAGTTATTCATTCCCtccttgaaaaatatgaaaatgaaaaagcGGAGAAACTTCTTTAG